From Domibacillus sp. DTU_2020_1001157_1_SI_ALB_TIR_016, a single genomic window includes:
- a CDS encoding ClpXP adapter SpxH family protein: protein MQLPERICSARQKPLELYVFIDPLCPDCWALDPLIRKLQVEYGHYFKLKQVLTGKLTALNTAKPLLAVEQSGLACEESVWEEETIESPFLASIAIKAAELQGKRAGSKFLRRIQEQLFLDKENVADIAVLTRCAEEAGLDKSEFLNDIYSAGATKAFQSDLAVTCEMDVDEAPTIVFFNERIEDEGIKIAGLYSYDIYVQILQEILEEIPEPLDPPSLKEFMQYFRIAATSEIRGVYDWTDSQTECEMKKLLLQRKVRRIHTKHGTFWEYIQ, encoded by the coding sequence ATGCAACTGCCTGAACGTATTTGCTCTGCCCGGCAAAAGCCGCTCGAACTCTATGTATTTATTGATCCTTTGTGCCCGGATTGCTGGGCGCTCGACCCCCTTATTCGGAAGCTGCAAGTAGAATACGGCCATTATTTCAAGTTGAAGCAGGTATTAACCGGCAAGCTGACTGCCTTGAATACAGCTAAGCCTCTTCTTGCAGTGGAGCAAAGCGGGCTTGCCTGCGAGGAATCCGTCTGGGAGGAAGAGACCATCGAATCTCCTTTTCTTGCATCTATTGCCATCAAAGCAGCTGAGCTGCAGGGAAAACGGGCCGGCAGTAAGTTCCTCCGGAGAATTCAGGAGCAATTATTTTTAGATAAAGAGAATGTCGCAGATATAGCTGTGTTAACCCGCTGTGCTGAAGAGGCGGGACTCGACAAAAGCGAGTTTTTAAATGATATTTATTCAGCTGGTGCAACAAAAGCCTTTCAAAGTGATTTAGCGGTCACATGTGAAATGGATGTGGACGAAGCGCCGACGATCGTGTTTTTTAATGAACGCATTGAAGATGAAGGTATTAAAATTGCCGGCCTTTATTCCTATGATATTTACGTACAAATTCTGCAGGAAATTCTAGAAGAAATACCAGAACCGCTTGATCCGCCTTCACTTAAAGAATTTATGCAATACTTTCGCATTGCGGCCACAAGTGAAATAAGAGGCGTTTATGATTGGACCGACAGCCAGACAGAATGCGAAATGAAAAAACTGCTTCTGCAGCGAAAAGTCCGCAGGATTCATACGAAGCACGGCACTTTTTGGGAATATATTCAGTAA
- the prpE gene encoding bis(5'-nucleosyl)-tetraphosphatase PrpE has translation MKLDIIGDIHGCFDEFHMLTHTLGYKWDEGIPVHPDGRTLAFVGDLTDRGPDSVRVMDVVCRLFEEQNALFVPGNHCNKLYRYFLGNNVQETHGLETTVAELDSMPANEYRLLRKRFLSMYEESPLYHVLEDQRLVIAHAGIRADYIGRFDARVKTFVLYGDITGEKHPDGSPVRRDWAKKYAGDAYVVYGHTPVSAPRAIGNTINIDTGCVFGGKLTALRWPEREILSVDSQQPLVREKFRSFSDVS, from the coding sequence ATGAAGCTGGATATTATCGGAGATATACACGGCTGTTTCGATGAGTTTCATATGCTGACGCATACGCTTGGATATAAATGGGACGAAGGTATCCCTGTTCACCCGGATGGGCGGACGCTGGCTTTTGTCGGCGACTTAACCGACCGGGGCCCGGATTCGGTCCGGGTAATGGACGTTGTCTGCCGGCTGTTTGAAGAGCAAAATGCCCTTTTTGTGCCAGGCAACCACTGCAATAAGCTGTACCGGTATTTTCTTGGAAACAACGTTCAGGAAACACATGGACTGGAAACAACAGTGGCAGAGCTTGATTCTATGCCTGCCAATGAATACCGCCTGCTTAGAAAACGGTTCCTGTCTATGTATGAAGAGTCACCGCTCTATCACGTGCTTGAAGACCAACGGCTTGTGATTGCTCACGCCGGGATACGTGCCGACTATATTGGCCGATTTGATGCGCGTGTAAAAACGTTTGTGCTTTACGGAGACATTACAGGTGAAAAACATCCGGATGGCTCCCCTGTCCGCCGCGACTGGGCAAAAAAGTACGCAGGAGATGCATATGTTGTGTACGGCCATACGCCTGTCAGCGCGCCACGCGCGATCGGCAACACCATCAATATAGACACCGGCTGTGTATTTGGCGGCAAGCTGACCGCACTGCGCTGGCCGGAGCGTGAAATCCTATCGGTGGATTCCCAACAGCCCCTCGTTCGAGAAAAATTCCGTTCATTCAGCGATGTTTCATAA
- a CDS encoding GNAT family N-acetyltransferase has protein sequence MNWYEKLNQYFPIEEMKAKEQIDVLLAERGDVYHKDEGPNHVLIYVEFDGFVFVDYLFVSKQARGQGLGKKLINGLKSKNKPVILEVEPVQYEDTDTEKRLRFYAREGFEHASKIGYRRRSLATGRETVMEILYWSPSGADEEDIYEAMVRTYRDIHKYKDKEIYGAPFAPVSETLSFIDKEERENILEPFESSQKV, from the coding sequence ATGAACTGGTATGAAAAGTTGAATCAATATTTTCCGATTGAAGAAATGAAGGCAAAAGAACAAATCGATGTATTGCTCGCTGAACGCGGCGATGTTTACCATAAAGATGAAGGTCCGAACCACGTACTCATTTATGTAGAGTTTGACGGGTTTGTTTTTGTCGACTATCTTTTTGTGTCCAAACAAGCAAGGGGACAGGGACTAGGCAAAAAACTGATTAATGGATTAAAGTCGAAAAACAAACCGGTCATTCTTGAGGTTGAACCGGTTCAATATGAGGATACGGATACAGAAAAAAGGCTTCGCTTCTATGCCCGTGAAGGATTTGAACATGCTTCTAAAATTGGCTACCGCCGGCGTTCGCTTGCGACCGGACGGGAAACGGTGATGGAAATTCTTTATTGGAGCCCAAGCGGGGCAGATGAGGAAGATATTTACGAAGCGATGGTTCGGACATATCGTGATATTCATAAGTATAAAGACAAAGAAATTTACGGAGCTCCTTTCGCACCGGTAAGCGAAACCCTTTCCTTTATAGATAAAGAAGAGCGTGAGAATATTCTTGAGCCGTTTGAATCCTCACAAAAAGTTTAA
- the pepF gene encoding oligoendopeptidase F: MAENAVKQLPARSEVPEELKWRLEDIFVTDEEWEKEFKALQTLAGEASSYRGTLDESAEQMYAFFSWQDVLLERMGRLYTYAHMRYDEDTQNAHYQGMNDRAKMLYTQIAGALSFADPEILSIDEEKVNGFVTSHEPLQLYKKVLDDLNKQRPHVLSATEENLLAQASDVLGSSSATFGMLNNADLEFPVIQDENGESVQITHGNYVRFLESSDSRVREEAFKAVYATYGKFKNTFASTLSGQVKRDNFSASVRHYNSAREAALSRNHIPEEVYDNLVATINKNLPLLHRYVALRKRVLGLDELHMYDLYTPLVAEGKFDVTYDEAKDLLQKGLQPLGKEYIDILTTGLESRWVDVVENKGKRSGAYSSGAYGTNPYVLMNWQDNVNNLFTLAHEFGHSIHSYYTRASQPYIYGDYSIFVAEVASTCNESILNDYLLKATDDEKKRIYLLNHFLETFRGTIFRQTMFAEFEHLIHEKAQKGEALTADGLSEAYYALNKKYFGDDMVIDEEIALEWARIPHFYYNYYVYQYATGLSAAIALSSQILKDGEPAAQRYINEFLKAGSSADPIEVLKRAGVDMTEAGPIEAACRVFEETLDEMEKLLG; encoded by the coding sequence ATGGCAGAAAATGCAGTAAAGCAGCTTCCGGCACGTTCTGAGGTGCCGGAGGAGCTGAAATGGCGTCTTGAAGATATTTTTGTAACGGATGAAGAGTGGGAGAAGGAATTTAAAGCGCTTCAGACACTTGCAGGAGAAGCCTCTTCCTATAGAGGGACCCTTGATGAAAGTGCAGAGCAGATGTATGCTTTTTTCTCCTGGCAGGATGTTCTGCTTGAGCGGATGGGCCGTCTATATACGTATGCGCATATGCGCTACGATGAAGATACTCAAAACGCCCATTACCAGGGCATGAATGACCGGGCTAAAATGCTGTATACGCAAATTGCAGGAGCGCTTTCGTTTGCTGATCCTGAAATTTTATCGATTGACGAAGAAAAAGTAAACGGGTTTGTCACATCCCATGAGCCGCTCCAATTGTACAAAAAAGTGCTGGATGACTTAAACAAGCAGCGTCCGCATGTTCTGTCTGCAACAGAAGAGAATCTACTGGCACAGGCATCAGATGTATTAGGCTCATCGAGTGCAACATTTGGAATGCTGAATAATGCTGACCTGGAATTTCCAGTTATCCAGGATGAAAACGGAGAAAGTGTACAAATTACACACGGCAACTACGTGCGGTTTCTTGAGTCATCGGACAGCCGTGTTCGAGAGGAAGCTTTTAAAGCCGTGTATGCCACCTATGGAAAATTTAAAAATACATTTGCTTCCACGCTATCCGGCCAGGTGAAACGGGATAATTTCTCTGCAAGTGTACGCCATTACAACAGCGCGCGTGAAGCAGCACTGTCACGTAATCATATTCCTGAAGAGGTATACGATAATTTAGTGGCTACCATTAATAAAAATCTGCCGCTGCTTCACCGTTATGTGGCGCTGCGCAAGCGGGTACTTGGTCTTGATGAACTGCATATGTACGATTTATACACGCCGCTTGTAGCAGAAGGCAAGTTTGATGTAACGTATGATGAAGCGAAAGATCTTCTTCAAAAAGGTTTACAGCCGCTCGGAAAAGAATACATCGATATTTTAACGACAGGGTTAGAAAGCCGCTGGGTCGATGTAGTGGAGAATAAAGGAAAAAGAAGTGGGGCTTACTCCTCCGGTGCTTATGGCACAAATCCTTACGTGCTGATGAACTGGCAGGATAATGTAAACAATTTGTTTACACTTGCTCATGAATTTGGGCACAGCATTCACAGCTATTATACACGTGCGAGCCAGCCGTATATTTATGGAGACTACTCTATTTTCGTGGCAGAAGTGGCTTCTACGTGCAACGAATCCATTTTAAATGATTATTTGCTGAAAGCAACAGACGATGAGAAAAAACGCATTTACTTGCTGAATCATTTTCTTGAAACATTCCGTGGCACGATTTTTCGCCAGACGATGTTTGCAGAATTTGAACACCTGATTCATGAAAAAGCGCAAAAGGGAGAAGCACTGACAGCAGACGGCTTAAGTGAAGCTTATTACGCACTGAATAAAAAGTATTTCGGTGATGATATGGTTATTGATGAAGAAATTGCACTTGAATGGGCACGCATTCCGCATTTCTACTATAACTATTACGTATATCAGTATGCGACGGGCTTAAGTGCAGCGATTGCGCTGTCTTCACAAATTTTAAAAGATGGCGAGCCGGCTGCCCAGCGGTACATTAATGAGTTCCTAAAAGCAGGTAGCTCTGCGGATCCAATTGAAGTATTAAAGCGTGCAGGCGTTGATATGACGGAAGCAGGTCCGATTGAAGCAGCCTGCCGCGTGTTTGAGGAAACACTGGACGAAATGGAGAAATTACTGGGTTAA
- a CDS encoding CYTH domain-containing protein, with the protein MKEEIEIEFKCVVTKTQFDQLVAAFNPGPFQQQSNHYFDTPDFLLKEAGAALRIREKGGRAEMTLKEPADTGLLESTVSLSQLEVKGALDGTLPDNKVISRAAGRAGAANFAHFGTLSTTRAEMAYEGGLLVFDHSTYLGQEDYEIEYEAKDASGEDVFYQLLKKYGIDYTPAENKIRRFYHALTQHGGN; encoded by the coding sequence ATGAAGGAAGAAATTGAAATTGAATTTAAATGTGTGGTTACAAAAACACAGTTTGATCAGCTTGTCGCCGCTTTTAATCCAGGACCTTTTCAACAGCAGTCCAACCACTATTTTGATACACCAGATTTTTTGCTTAAAGAAGCCGGCGCCGCGCTTCGCATCCGTGAAAAGGGCGGACGAGCGGAAATGACGCTGAAAGAACCAGCAGATACAGGTCTCTTAGAATCAACGGTTTCATTATCACAACTTGAAGTGAAGGGCGCCTTAGACGGCACCCTTCCTGATAATAAAGTCATCAGCCGGGCGGCTGGCCGCGCTGGCGCGGCCAATTTCGCTCACTTTGGCACACTTTCAACAACACGGGCAGAGATGGCTTACGAAGGCGGCCTGCTCGTATTTGACCATAGCACGTATCTCGGGCAGGAAGATTACGAGATTGAATATGAAGCAAAGGATGCTTCTGGAGAAGATGTTTTTTATCAACTTTTGAAGAAATATGGCATCGACTACACACCGGCTGAAAATAAAATCCGCCGTTTCTATCACGCACTTACACAACATGGGGGAAACTAA
- a CDS encoding NAD kinase produces the protein MKFAITSKGDAKSNALMHKIRNYLTDFKLTYDESEPDIVISVGGDGTLLYAFHRYNGRLDKTAFVGVHTGHLGFYADWTPDEIEKLVIAIARTPYQIIEYPLLEAIIRYQDGGKETRYLALNESTVKSVDGTLVMDVEIRGEQFERFRGDGLCVSTPSGSTAYNKALGGAILHPSIRALQLAEMASINNRVFRTVGSPLILPAHHTCILKPVNRPDFLVTIDHLTILHKDVKSIQYRVATEKIRFARFRPFPFWKRVHDSFVSS, from the coding sequence ATGAAGTTTGCGATTACATCAAAAGGGGACGCCAAGTCCAATGCATTAATGCATAAAATCCGCAATTACCTGACGGATTTTAAATTAACTTACGATGAAAGCGAGCCGGATATCGTCATTTCGGTTGGAGGAGATGGAACGCTTCTCTACGCGTTTCACCGGTATAATGGACGTCTTGATAAAACGGCATTTGTCGGGGTACATACGGGACATCTTGGTTTTTATGCGGACTGGACACCGGATGAAATTGAGAAGCTGGTAATCGCCATTGCGCGGACGCCATATCAGATCATTGAATATCCGCTTCTTGAAGCGATTATCCGCTATCAGGATGGAGGTAAAGAAACACGCTATTTGGCCTTAAATGAATCAACCGTTAAAAGTGTGGATGGAACACTCGTAATGGATGTGGAAATTCGCGGCGAGCAGTTTGAGCGTTTTCGCGGCGATGGCTTGTGCGTATCAACGCCATCTGGCAGCACAGCCTACAATAAAGCGCTTGGCGGAGCTATTTTGCATCCGTCAATCCGCGCCCTGCAGCTGGCGGAAATGGCATCGATCAACAACCGTGTGTTCCGGACTGTTGGCTCACCGCTTATTTTGCCCGCTCACCATACGTGTATTTTAAAACCGGTTAACCGGCCGGATTTTTTAGTGACCATCGATCACTTAACAATTTTGCATAAAGATGTAAAATCCATTCAATATCGTGTTGCCACAGAAAAAATCCGTTTTGCCCGCTTCCGGCCGTTCCCATTTTGGAAAAGGGTGCATGATTCCTTTGTCAGCAGTTAA
- a CDS encoding RluA family pseudouridine synthase has protein sequence MIPLSAVNGKPFELCWTADEDGLLLRTFLAQKAISKRALTDIKFTGGLIEVNGREVNVRHVLSAGDAVRVVFPPEVPSGGLEAEPVDLPVLFEDKALIAVAKPAGMNTIPSREHPSGSLASGLLWLYREQGLQATAHIVTRLDRDTSGIVLAAKNRYVHHLMSEMQKQKKVFRQYEALAEGIFEQASGFVEAPIGRRDDSIIERMVREDGQYARTVYKVIRQYDDFAHVAVKPETGRTHQIRVHLAHVGHPLAGDDLYGGSRSRINRQALHCGSLSFHHPVTGAPIDLTMPMPMDMKNMVI, from the coding sequence ATGATTCCTTTGTCAGCAGTTAATGGAAAGCCATTTGAATTGTGCTGGACTGCGGATGAGGATGGACTGCTGCTCCGAACCTTTTTAGCGCAAAAGGCGATCTCTAAGCGTGCTTTAACGGATATTAAATTTACCGGCGGGCTGATTGAAGTAAATGGCCGCGAAGTAAATGTCCGCCATGTATTATCCGCAGGAGATGCCGTACGGGTAGTGTTTCCGCCCGAAGTACCATCAGGCGGACTCGAAGCGGAGCCGGTCGATCTTCCGGTTTTATTTGAGGATAAAGCGCTGATCGCTGTCGCCAAGCCGGCCGGCATGAACACGATTCCGTCCCGCGAGCATCCATCCGGCTCGCTTGCATCCGGCCTGCTCTGGCTGTATAGGGAGCAGGGGCTGCAGGCAACGGCACACATCGTTACCCGGCTGGACCGCGACACATCAGGGATTGTCCTTGCGGCGAAAAACCGATACGTGCATCATTTAATGTCTGAGATGCAAAAGCAAAAAAAGGTGTTCCGTCAGTATGAAGCACTTGCGGAGGGTATTTTTGAGCAGGCATCCGGTTTTGTGGAAGCGCCGATTGGCCGCCGGGACGACAGCATTATCGAACGAATGGTGCGTGAGGACGGCCAATATGCCCGGACGGTTTACAAAGTGATCCGGCAGTACGATGATTTTGCCCATGTGGCTGTTAAGCCGGAAACCGGGCGGACGCACCAGATTCGTGTTCATCTTGCCCATGTTGGTCATCCGCTTGCAGGCGATGATTTATATGGAGGCAGCAGGAGCCGTATAAACAGGCAGGCACTTCACTGCGGATCGCTGTCGTTTCACCATCCTGTAACAGGCGCGCCTATCGATCTTACAATGCCCATGCCAATGGATATGAAAAATATGGTTATATAG
- a CDS encoding globin — MAEQSNVPYDIIGGKQLSELVDVFYSRVSQHPDLAPIFPDDLTETARKQKQFLTQFLGGPSLYTDEHGHPMLRARHLPFPITPARAEAWLECMNAAMDDVHLTGELRVFFFERLKQTAFHMVNQPDDKGDAL, encoded by the coding sequence ATGGCCGAGCAATCCAATGTTCCATACGACATCATTGGCGGGAAACAGCTTTCAGAACTGGTGGACGTTTTTTACAGCCGCGTTTCGCAGCATCCGGATCTTGCGCCGATTTTTCCCGATGATTTAACCGAAACTGCCCGAAAGCAGAAACAATTTCTAACTCAATTTCTAGGTGGACCAAGCCTTTATACAGATGAACACGGGCACCCGATGCTCCGGGCACGCCATTTGCCTTTCCCTATTACGCCAGCACGCGCAGAAGCCTGGCTGGAGTGCATGAATGCGGCAATGGATGATGTGCATTTAACCGGTGAATTGCGTGTTTTCTTTTTTGAACGACTTAAACAAACGGCGTTTCATATGGTGAACCAGCCGGATGATAAGGGTGATGCTTTGTGA
- the spxA gene encoding transcriptional regulator SpxA: protein MVTLYTSPSCTSCRKAKAWLEEHEIPYVERNIFSEPLSINEIKEILRMTEDGTDEIISTRSKIFQKLNVDLETLPLQDLFELIRQNPGLLRRPIIMDEKRLQVGYNEDEIRRFLPRKVRTFQLLEAQRMVN, encoded by the coding sequence ATGGTTACACTATACACATCACCAAGCTGCACCTCATGCCGAAAAGCAAAAGCGTGGTTAGAGGAACACGAAATTCCTTACGTGGAACGCAATATTTTCTCAGAGCCGTTAAGCATTAACGAGATCAAAGAAATTTTGCGTATGACGGAGGACGGAACGGATGAAATCATTTCAACACGTTCGAAAATTTTCCAAAAATTGAATGTTGATCTTGAAACACTTCCACTTCAAGATTTGTTTGAATTGATCCGCCAAAACCCAGGATTGCTTCGTCGTCCGATTATTATGGATGAAAAGCGCCTGCAAGTTGGTTATAACGAAGATGAAATTCGTCGTTTCTTACCGCGGAAAGTTCGTACTTTCCAGCTGCTTGAAGCACAACGTATGGTTAACTAA
- a CDS encoding GTP pyrophosphokinase family protein: MDNWDEFLVPYKQAVEELKVKLRGIRKQFTLEDDRSPIEFVTGRVKPVPSILDKMETKRIPRERIQQDMQDIAGLRMMCQFVDDIKIVVEILRKRKDFKIVEEKDYISHKKPSGYRSYHVVIEYPVQTIHGERKLLAEIQIRTLAMNFWATIEHSLNYKYNGDFPEEIQTRLQRAAEAAFRLDEEMSLIREEIQEAQLFFTKKKE; the protein is encoded by the coding sequence ATGGACAACTGGGATGAGTTTTTAGTACCGTACAAGCAGGCGGTAGAGGAATTAAAAGTGAAGCTGCGCGGCATTCGCAAGCAGTTTACACTGGAAGACGACCGTTCACCAATCGAATTTGTGACAGGACGGGTAAAGCCGGTTCCAAGCATCTTAGATAAAATGGAAACGAAACGAATTCCAAGGGAACGCATCCAGCAGGATATGCAGGACATTGCCGGGCTGCGCATGATGTGCCAGTTTGTGGATGATATTAAAATCGTTGTGGAGATTTTGCGCAAGCGTAAAGATTTTAAAATCGTTGAAGAAAAAGATTATATTTCCCATAAAAAACCAAGCGGCTACAGATCCTATCATGTAGTCATTGAATATCCGGTACAGACCATTCACGGGGAAAGAAAGCTGCTCGCTGAAATTCAAATCAGAACGCTTGCCATGAATTTCTGGGCGACCATTGAGCATTCGCTGAATTATAAATACAATGGTGATTTTCCGGAAGAAATTCAAACAAGGCTGCAGCGTGCGGCAGAAGCCGCTTTCCGTCTGGACGAGGAAATGTCCTTGATTCGGGAAGAGATCCAGGAAGCGCAGCTGTTTTTCACAAAGAAAAAAGAATGA
- the mecA gene encoding adaptor protein MecA: MEIERINDNTVKFFISYVDIEERGFDREEIWYNRERSEELFWDMMEEVHDEEDFTVDGPLWIQVHALDKGLEILVTQANLTKDGQRLELPFTSDKMDVNGQIEDLLDEHFDRSEEDDAPLDFVLAFRDFEDVIALSNRGGLDYLTTSLYVHENRYYLFVEFADDRFQEEEIDDALSILLEYTHESRMTIHTLQEYGKCIMPENVFETVRQYFS, from the coding sequence ATGGAAATTGAACGCATTAATGATAACACGGTGAAGTTTTTCATATCATATGTTGATATAGAAGAACGGGGCTTTGACCGCGAGGAAATCTGGTACAACCGGGAACGCAGCGAAGAACTGTTCTGGGATATGATGGAGGAAGTCCACGATGAAGAAGATTTTACAGTGGATGGGCCTCTTTGGATTCAAGTGCATGCACTTGATAAAGGTTTGGAAATTTTGGTTACCCAGGCAAATCTGACAAAAGACGGACAGCGTCTGGAACTGCCATTTACAAGCGATAAAATGGATGTAAATGGGCAGATTGAAGACTTGCTTGATGAACATTTTGACCGTTCAGAAGAAGACGATGCGCCGCTTGATTTTGTTCTTGCATTCCGTGATTTTGAAGACGTTATCGCGCTTAGCAATCGCGGCGGTCTCGATTACTTGACCACTTCCTTGTATGTGCACGAAAACCGTTATTATCTGTTTGTTGAGTTCGCGGACGATCGTTTCCAGGAAGAAGAAATTGACGATGCGCTCAGCATTCTGCTTGAATATACGCATGAATCCCGCATGACGATCCATACACTTCAGGAATACGGAAAATGCATCATGCCTGAAAATGTATTCGAAACCGTTCGTCAATACTTTTCATAA
- a CDS encoding lytic transglycosylase domain-containing protein: MDTNFFNTMINTTVAKAAGTGTTSPFSSAAGTGNVFGSILQQALAQGLEIIQAGTPASVSAASSAASAPALFTKAGADIAAAPKTDFDDIITRAAEKYNVPKKLIQSVIKQESNFNPNAVSYAGASGLMQLMPGTASYLGVKDSMDPEQNVFGGTKYLRQMLNMFDGDISLALAAYNAGPGNVKKYGGIPPFNETQNYVKKITGFYNA, translated from the coding sequence GTGGATACAAATTTTTTCAACACGATGATCAACACGACTGTCGCTAAAGCCGCTGGAACAGGAACCACTTCTCCATTTTCTTCTGCCGCTGGGACAGGCAATGTGTTTGGCTCTATTTTGCAGCAGGCGCTTGCGCAGGGTCTTGAAATTATTCAAGCTGGGACCCCCGCTTCTGTAAGTGCCGCTTCTTCTGCAGCATCTGCACCAGCTCTCTTCACAAAAGCCGGCGCCGACATTGCAGCCGCCCCTAAAACAGATTTTGATGATATCATTACCCGGGCTGCCGAGAAGTACAATGTTCCGAAAAAATTGATCCAATCTGTGATTAAACAGGAATCCAATTTTAACCCGAATGCCGTCAGCTACGCAGGCGCTTCAGGGCTTATGCAATTAATGCCGGGCACTGCAAGCTACCTCGGTGTTAAAGATTCGATGGACCCAGAACAAAACGTATTTGGCGGAACGAAATATTTACGCCAAATGCTCAATATGTTTGATGGGGACATTTCCCTTGCGCTCGCTGCATATAATGCAGGGCCGGGCAACGTAAAGAAGTATGGCGGCATCCCGCCATTCAATGAAACACAAAACTATGTAAAAAAGATCACCGGCTTCTACAATGCGTAG
- a CDS encoding competence protein CoiA, whose product MLSAVNRQGKPVVLAGTKAKSLALRLKNTPHYCPQCGSPVRIKAGNVNIPHFAHISHTLCQSFSEHESPRHLAGKADLFQWITQTAEAELEACLPGGDQRPDILTGNIAVEFQCSSISAALFKERTEKYTARGMIPFWIYGGKPVERKGSYVKLTPFQRLFLRFHPQLGFYFLSYDPERKGFTVYKNITPLTVTLCTAHQRFIPIQDMTFPPSASGSERDVSDLNTFFDYRRKWIDQTCQFDRGHRHPFLQAVYASGRNPYLLPEHIGLPVRSSIAIRNHPIEWQFYLLLELEKCPAEEIIRRRIELGHVKEQPLPLAGGKTPEMAAVEYAALLDVIGNPLSLDSPSLGVKLEKEKAFTETFGKTVLDKLIF is encoded by the coding sequence ATGCTGTCGGCAGTGAATCGACAAGGAAAGCCGGTCGTATTGGCCGGGACAAAAGCCAAGTCACTAGCTCTTCGTTTAAAAAATACTCCTCATTACTGCCCGCAATGTGGCAGCCCTGTCAGGATTAAAGCAGGAAATGTTAACATTCCACATTTTGCCCACATTTCCCACACTTTATGCCAATCATTTTCAGAACACGAATCTCCCAGGCATTTAGCCGGAAAAGCAGACTTATTTCAATGGATTACCCAAACAGCAGAAGCAGAATTGGAAGCATGTTTGCCAGGCGGAGACCAGCGCCCGGACATTTTAACAGGAAATATAGCGGTTGAGTTTCAGTGTTCTTCGATTTCCGCTGCTTTATTTAAGGAGCGGACAGAAAAGTATACAGCGCGTGGAATGATTCCGTTTTGGATATATGGCGGCAAGCCGGTTGAGCGGAAAGGGAGCTATGTAAAGCTGACGCCTTTTCAGCGGCTGTTTTTGCGTTTTCATCCTCAGCTGGGCTTTTATTTTTTGTCGTATGACCCTGAACGAAAAGGATTTACGGTATATAAAAACATCACTCCGCTTACGGTAACACTTTGTACAGCACACCAGCGCTTTATTCCTATTCAAGACATGACGTTTCCTCCGTCTGCTTCGGGCAGCGAAAGAGATGTATCTGACCTGAATACCTTTTTTGATTACAGGCGGAAATGGATCGATCAAACCTGCCAGTTTGACCGGGGGCACCGACATCCTTTTCTTCAAGCGGTTTATGCATCCGGCCGTAATCCTTATTTGCTGCCGGAACACATTGGGCTTCCTGTCCGCAGCAGCATAGCGATTCGGAACCATCCGATTGAATGGCAGTTTTATCTTTTGCTGGAGCTGGAGAAGTGTCCGGCTGAAGAAATTATTCGACGCCGAATCGAGCTTGGACATGTAAAAGAGCAGCCGTTGCCGCTTGCCGGCGGAAAAACACCGGAGATGGCCGCTGTAGAATATGCCGCGCTGTTGGATGTAATCGGAAATCCGCTTTCTTTGGACAGCCCTTCGCTCGGTGTGAAGCTGGAAAAAGAAAAAGCCTTTACAGAGACATTCGGGAAGACTGTTTTAGACAAGCTGATTTTTTGA